Proteins encoded together in one Impatiens glandulifera chromosome 1, dImpGla2.1, whole genome shotgun sequence window:
- the LOC124913879 gene encoding glutathione S-transferase T3-like, with amino-acid sequence MAKGLDGEVYGESYQSQISDDHYSQLMPSYSQIIPIELKELETDDPCKKSIRTKKFSPEEDLVLVSAWLNTSIDPIIGTDQTNIQYWRKVGSYYKAAIENTKYGPRTDKSLTNRWSTIQQALNKFCGYYTQREGSLRKSGDTGIDVLQEAKKIYHEIQKTQFRLENCWNKLRFNAKWIEYIRQGPTKRKVSSGDTINCDDEENTSNDFIDLERPMGQKKAKKEAKRGKGKSADISEFDNAIIKWTEEKMKNEEIKVEIAKQHLKIQKAKMDADQEKSDIATMMIDVSKMENVVQREYFTRLQADILARKLN; translated from the exons ATGGCAAAAGGACTAGATGGTGAAGTGTATGGTGAATCCTACCAATCCCAGATTAGTGATGATCATTACTCTCAACTTATGCCATCATATAGTCAAATTATCCCTATTGAGTTGAAAGAGTTAGAGACGGATGATCCTTGCAAAAAATCCATTCGAACTAAAAAATTTTCTCCGGAGGAGGACCTTGTGTTGGTTTCAGCTTGGCTTAACACAAGTATTGATCCAATTATTGGGACAgatcaaacaaatattcaatATTGGAGAAAAGTAGGGTCATATTATAAGGCAGCCATAGAAAATACAAAGTATGGGCCACGGACAGACAAATCTCTTACAAATCGATGGAGTACAATCCAACAAGCTCTAAACAAGTTTTGCGGCTATTACACACAACGAGAAGGAAGTCTCCGTAAATCTGGTGATACCGGCATAGACGTG CTTCAAGAGGCTAAAAAGATCTACCATGAGATCCAAAAAACTCAATTTCGATTAGAAAACTGCTGGAATAAGTTGAGATTTAATGCTAAGTGGATCGAATACATACGACAAGGACCAACAAAAAGAAAAGTATCTTCGGGTGACACAATTAATTGCGATGATGAAGAGAATACTAGTAATGATTTTATTGATTTGGAGAGACCAATGGGACAAAAGAAAGCAAAGAAAGAAGCTAAAAGAGGTAAAGGTAAATCTGCTGATATATCTGAATTTGATAATGCTATTATCAAATGGACAGAGGAAAaaatgaagaatgaagaaatcAAAGTGGAAATTGCCAAACAACACTTAAAGATACAAAAGGCTAAAATGGACGCTGATCAAGAAAAATCAGATATTGCTACTATGATGATTGATGTAAGCAAGATGGAGAATGTTGTTCAACGAGAATATTTTACAAGACTACAAGCTGATATTCTAGCCAGAAAATTAAACTAG